The following proteins come from a genomic window of Yinghuangia sp. ASG 101:
- the mrdA gene encoding penicillin-binding protein 2, translating to MPSLTNAGRSRGDGAHGVRARLIILQVLVLSLVITLFGRLWYLQIRQGDEYSKAAVSNNVRQVVTPAVRGAILDDQGRPLVANRTTLVVSASRTELLKQPDKGEAVLERLAKVLGMPAEDLKMKIRLCDAEVSQPCWNGSPYQPIPIMQGATTEQALAIMEHREDFPGITAEPTAVRAYPAPEGVNAAHTLGYLSPVTDEELAKQKEDGKNELQRSDQVGRSGLERTYDADLRGQAGVTGLSVDNVGRVTGTVSETPSIPGNHLVTSIDARIQAVAEQQLQEALLRARGTFDSGNTGRFFEGDSGAVVVMDVKTGRVVAMASAPTYDPNVWVGGISAKDYETLSSPEAGTPLMPRTIQGQFAPGSIFKVISTSAAAENGYSLKGNYPCPGSITVGGITFNNLEGSAYGDISLARALEVSCNTVFYGLSYDMWLKQGGLQGTHHPMVDMARAYGLGSVTGIDIPGEVPGRIVDQSVRRAEWEQNKATWCRNAEDPKLSAQQRLVNHENCIDGWQFRAGDAVNFAIGQGETLVTPLQMARVYAAVANGGTLYEPTIGKAVVAPDGRVVREIQPEVSGKLPISPQTLAYLKTALQGVSVNGTAAGVFGGTWPMDKLPIGAKTGTGSVQNKQSTSWFATFGGPTDGPQYAVVMMVSQGGTGSGTSGPSVRKIYEALYGVDEQGNIDPARAMLPSPPAALPAIDADSSAAAPVASYTFEPPFAPAPSGGATAVAYEAPGALPPDRVPYRGGRFV from the coding sequence ATGCCCAGCCTGACGAACGCCGGGCGTTCGCGTGGTGACGGCGCCCACGGCGTCCGGGCCCGACTGATCATCCTTCAGGTGCTCGTCCTGTCGCTGGTGATCACCCTGTTCGGTCGACTGTGGTACCTCCAGATCCGCCAAGGCGACGAATACAGCAAGGCGGCCGTCAGCAACAACGTGCGCCAGGTCGTGACCCCGGCGGTGCGCGGCGCGATTCTCGACGACCAGGGCCGTCCGCTGGTCGCCAACCGCACCACGCTCGTCGTCTCGGCCAGCCGCACCGAACTGCTCAAGCAACCGGACAAGGGCGAGGCCGTGTTGGAGCGGCTCGCCAAGGTGCTGGGCATGCCCGCCGAGGATCTGAAGATGAAGATCCGGCTGTGCGACGCCGAGGTGTCGCAGCCGTGCTGGAACGGCTCGCCGTACCAGCCGATCCCGATCATGCAGGGCGCCACGACGGAACAGGCGCTGGCGATAATGGAGCACCGGGAGGACTTCCCCGGCATCACCGCCGAACCGACCGCGGTCCGCGCGTATCCGGCGCCCGAGGGCGTCAACGCCGCGCACACGCTCGGCTATCTCTCGCCGGTCACCGACGAGGAGCTGGCCAAGCAGAAGGAAGACGGCAAGAACGAACTCCAGCGGTCCGACCAGGTCGGCCGCAGCGGCCTCGAGCGCACGTACGACGCCGACCTGCGCGGCCAGGCGGGGGTCACCGGGCTGTCGGTCGACAACGTCGGACGCGTCACCGGAACGGTCTCGGAGACGCCGTCGATCCCCGGCAACCACCTGGTGACCAGTATCGACGCCCGGATCCAGGCGGTCGCCGAACAACAGCTCCAGGAAGCGCTGTTGCGGGCACGCGGCACGTTCGACTCCGGCAACACCGGGCGCTTCTTCGAGGGCGACAGCGGCGCGGTCGTCGTGATGGACGTCAAGACGGGCCGCGTCGTCGCGATGGCGAGCGCGCCCACGTACGACCCGAACGTCTGGGTGGGCGGGATCTCGGCGAAGGACTACGAGACGCTGAGCAGTCCCGAGGCCGGGACGCCGCTGATGCCGCGGACGATACAGGGCCAGTTCGCGCCCGGCTCGATCTTCAAGGTGATCTCCACGTCGGCGGCGGCCGAGAACGGCTACTCGCTCAAGGGCAACTACCCGTGCCCGGGCAGCATCACGGTCGGCGGCATCACCTTCAACAACCTCGAAGGATCCGCCTACGGCGACATCTCGCTGGCCCGTGCGCTCGAAGTGTCGTGCAACACCGTGTTCTACGGCCTGTCGTACGACATGTGGCTCAAGCAGGGCGGTCTCCAGGGCACGCACCACCCGATGGTCGACATGGCCCGCGCCTACGGCCTCGGCTCGGTGACCGGCATCGACATCCCCGGCGAGGTGCCCGGCCGGATCGTCGACCAGAGCGTGCGCCGCGCGGAGTGGGAGCAGAACAAGGCCACGTGGTGCCGCAACGCCGAGGACCCCAAGCTGAGTGCTCAGCAGAGGCTCGTCAACCACGAGAACTGCATCGACGGCTGGCAGTTCCGGGCTGGTGACGCGGTCAACTTCGCGATCGGCCAGGGCGAGACGCTGGTGACGCCGCTGCAGATGGCGCGCGTGTACGCCGCGGTCGCCAACGGCGGCACGCTGTACGAGCCGACGATCGGCAAGGCCGTCGTCGCCCCGGACGGCCGAGTGGTCCGCGAGATCCAGCCCGAGGTCAGCGGCAAGCTGCCGATAAGCCCCCAGACGCTCGCGTACCTCAAGACGGCGTTGCAGGGCGTGTCGGTGAACGGCACCGCGGCCGGGGTCTTCGGCGGTACGTGGCCGATGGACAAGCTGCCGATAGGGGCGAAGACCGGTACGGGGTCGGTGCAGAACAAGCAGTCGACGTCGTGGTTCGCGACGTTTGGCGGACCGACGGACGGCCCGCAGTACGCCGTGGTCATGATGGTCAGCCAGGGCGGCACCGGTTCGGGTACGTCGGGACCGAGTGTCCGCAAGATCTACGAGGCGCTGTACGGCGTCGACGAGCAGGGCAACATCGACCCGGCCCGGGCGATGCTGCCGTCGCCGCCGGCCGCGCTGCCGGCGATCGACGCCGACAGCTCCGCCGCCGCGCCGGTCGCGTCGTACACCTTCGAGCCGCCCTTCGCACCGGCGCCGAGCGGAGGGGCGACCGCGGTCGCCTACGAGGCGCCGGGGGCGCTGCCACCCGACCGGGTGCCGTATCGGGGAGGGCGATTCGTGTGA
- the rodA gene encoding rod shape-determining protein RodA translates to MNIGLKMRQTKPKAFGLGGPPTLQKLSPGNDREPRSFAARALERDAPVRRLDWVLFGASLALSVIGSLLVWSATRPRTHLTGGDPQAFLKKHLLNMVIGLVLFAIVAMVGHRRMRVLVPFVGIVAMLGLFAALSPLGATINGQRAWILLPAGFSLQPAELAKIGVILGMAMLLSERVDTGDLERPGNRAVFWAVLLAMAPIGVIMLMPDLGSAMVIGVIIMGILLASGARIRWLVGLATLAVVVALAVWKLGMVSEYQIDRFRAFADPDLDPAGAGYNVKQAGLAVGAGGLTGAGLFQGNQTQGQFVPEQQTDFVFSVAGEELGLIGCAVILFLFAALLWRGVRIAVNADDLFGTIIAAGVVAWLGFQMFENIGMNIGIMPVAGLPLPFVSYGGSSMFAIWIAIGLLQSVHMRGAKALTKA, encoded by the coding sequence GTGAACATCGGCCTCAAGATGCGGCAGACCAAGCCGAAGGCGTTCGGCCTCGGCGGGCCGCCGACCCTGCAGAAGCTGTCGCCGGGGAACGACCGGGAACCCCGCTCGTTCGCGGCCCGCGCGCTGGAACGCGACGCGCCCGTACGCCGGTTGGACTGGGTGCTCTTCGGCGCGTCGCTCGCGCTGTCGGTGATCGGGTCGCTGCTGGTGTGGTCCGCGACCCGGCCGCGCACCCACCTGACCGGCGGCGATCCGCAGGCGTTCCTCAAGAAGCACCTGCTGAACATGGTGATCGGCCTGGTGCTCTTCGCGATCGTCGCGATGGTGGGGCACCGGCGGATGCGCGTCCTCGTGCCGTTCGTGGGCATCGTCGCGATGCTCGGCCTGTTCGCCGCGCTGAGCCCGCTGGGTGCGACCATCAACGGCCAGCGGGCGTGGATCCTGCTGCCCGCGGGGTTCTCGCTGCAGCCCGCCGAGCTGGCCAAGATCGGGGTCATCCTCGGCATGGCCATGCTGCTGTCCGAGCGCGTCGACACCGGCGACCTCGAACGGCCGGGAAACCGCGCGGTGTTCTGGGCGGTGCTGCTGGCGATGGCGCCGATCGGGGTCATCATGCTGATGCCCGACCTCGGGTCCGCGATGGTCATCGGCGTCATCATCATGGGCATCCTGCTGGCCTCCGGTGCGCGGATCCGGTGGCTCGTCGGCCTCGCCACGCTCGCCGTCGTCGTCGCCCTCGCGGTGTGGAAGCTCGGGATGGTCAGCGAGTACCAGATCGACCGCTTCCGGGCGTTCGCCGACCCGGACCTCGATCCGGCCGGCGCGGGCTACAACGTCAAGCAGGCGGGGCTGGCCGTCGGGGCGGGCGGGCTGACCGGCGCCGGGCTGTTCCAGGGCAACCAGACCCAGGGCCAGTTCGTCCCGGAGCAGCAGACCGACTTCGTCTTCTCGGTGGCCGGCGAGGAACTGGGCCTCATCGGCTGCGCGGTCATCCTGTTCCTGTTCGCCGCGCTGCTGTGGCGCGGCGTGCGGATCGCCGTCAACGCGGACGACCTGTTCGGCACGATCATCGCGGCGGGCGTCGTGGCGTGGCTCGGATTCCAGATGTTCGAGAACATCGGGATGAACATCGGGATCATGCCGGTGGCGGGTCTGCCGCTGCCGTTCGTCAGTTACGGCGGATCGTCGATGTTCGCGATCTGGATCGCGATAGGACTGCTGCAATCCGTGCACATGCGCGGTGCGAAGGCGCTCACCAAAGCCTGA
- a CDS encoding DegT/DnrJ/EryC1/StrS family aminotransferase, with product MAEQSGAPGAVSLGRPSLGEAELAAVGEVFRSGWVAGAGPACHAFEEEFAAACGVGHAVAVANCTAALHLALLAHGVGPGDEVIVADYTFPATGHAVLFTGATPVFADVRADTATVDPDAVAAMVGPRTVGVIAVDAAGLPADYADLGELTARCGLFLVEDAACAAGATYRGRPAGSLAPVAAFSFHGRKGITCGEGGALVTDDAAVAAKARKLAAFGLESAWAREGRTDLPIPVFDEPGYNYKLSDLGAAIMRVQLARLPELLGRRRAVADRYAALLADVDGLVPPGEPGDRTGTWQSYAVTLAPGVDRGRVAAMLREQDIGCNFGTYASHLQPVYGVREACPVSADLFRRQLAIPMHAELSDADVERVAAALRKAVENSR from the coding sequence ATGGCGGAGCAATCCGGGGCGCCCGGCGCCGTGTCGCTGGGGCGGCCGAGCCTGGGGGAGGCGGAGCTCGCGGCGGTGGGCGAGGTCTTCCGGTCCGGCTGGGTGGCCGGGGCGGGGCCCGCGTGCCACGCCTTCGAAGAGGAGTTCGCCGCGGCGTGCGGCGTCGGCCACGCGGTGGCCGTCGCCAACTGCACCGCCGCGCTGCACCTCGCGCTGCTCGCGCACGGTGTCGGGCCCGGCGACGAGGTGATCGTCGCCGACTACACGTTCCCCGCGACCGGGCACGCCGTGCTGTTCACCGGTGCGACCCCGGTGTTCGCGGACGTACGCGCCGACACCGCCACCGTCGACCCGGACGCGGTCGCCGCGATGGTGGGGCCGCGTACCGTCGGGGTGATCGCGGTCGACGCCGCCGGATTGCCGGCCGACTACGCCGACCTGGGCGAACTCACCGCGCGCTGCGGGCTGTTCCTGGTCGAGGACGCGGCCTGCGCGGCGGGGGCGACATACCGGGGCCGCCCGGCGGGCTCGCTCGCGCCGGTCGCGGCGTTCAGCTTCCACGGCCGCAAGGGCATCACGTGCGGCGAGGGCGGCGCCCTGGTCACCGACGACGCCGCGGTCGCCGCGAAGGCGCGCAAGCTCGCCGCCTTCGGGCTGGAGAGCGCGTGGGCGCGGGAAGGCCGCACCGATCTGCCGATCCCCGTCTTCGACGAGCCGGGTTACAACTACAAGCTCTCCGACCTGGGCGCCGCGATCATGCGGGTGCAGCTCGCGCGGCTCCCGGAGCTGCTGGGGCGGCGCCGCGCGGTCGCGGACCGGTACGCCGCGCTCCTCGCCGACGTCGACGGCCTCGTGCCGCCCGGCGAACCCGGCGACCGCACCGGCACATGGCAGTCGTACGCGGTGACGCTCGCCCCCGGCGTCGACCGCGGGCGCGTCGCGGCGATGCTGCGCGAGCAGGACATCGGCTGCAACTTCGGCACGTACGCCTCGCACCTCCAGCCCGTCTACGGCGTGCGCGAGGCCTGCCCCGTGTCGGCCGACCTGTTCCGGCGCCAGCTGGCGATCCCGATGCACGCCGAGTTGTCCGACGCCGACGTCGAGCGGGTCGCGGCGGCCCTGCGGAAGGCGGTCGAGAACAGCCGTTGA
- a CDS encoding NAD-dependent epimerase/dehydratase family protein, translating to MSVPTVFFSGGAGFIASHTIPILLERGYRVRIFDNMLRGDRARVEEFAATGRVELIEQDVRYGGAVHHAMKGCTHAIHFATVSINKSVADPYESLDINVTGNHNVFAAAADHGVRRLVFASSASVYGDPETLPMREDDPLDPLTPYCISKRMGEDLLGFYQRTKGLSWLALRFFNVYGEGQRIEAYYTSVINTFLHRIRSGEPPVIDGRGDQSMDFVHVTDIARAVAAALEAERDNMPINIGTGIDTSIAQLAKILIDAVGARMEPRFNPRDVLVSRRAADIGRAREVLGWEPLVSVERGMADLVREGD from the coding sequence GTGTCCGTCCCCACCGTGTTCTTCTCCGGCGGTGCAGGGTTCATCGCGAGCCACACCATTCCGATCCTGCTCGAACGCGGCTACCGGGTGCGCATCTTCGACAACATGCTGCGCGGCGACCGGGCCCGCGTGGAGGAGTTCGCCGCGACCGGGCGGGTCGAGCTGATCGAGCAGGACGTGCGCTACGGCGGTGCGGTGCACCACGCGATGAAGGGCTGCACGCACGCGATCCACTTCGCGACGGTGTCCATCAACAAGAGCGTCGCGGACCCGTACGAAAGCCTCGACATCAACGTCACCGGGAACCACAACGTCTTCGCCGCCGCGGCCGACCACGGCGTGCGGCGCCTGGTGTTCGCGTCGTCGGCCTCGGTGTACGGCGACCCCGAGACGCTGCCGATGCGCGAGGACGACCCGCTCGACCCGCTCACGCCGTACTGCATCAGCAAGCGCATGGGCGAGGACCTGCTCGGCTTCTACCAGCGCACCAAAGGGCTCTCCTGGCTGGCGCTGCGGTTCTTCAACGTGTACGGCGAGGGCCAGCGGATCGAGGCGTACTACACGTCGGTGATCAACACCTTCCTGCACCGCATCCGCTCCGGCGAGCCGCCGGTGATCGACGGGCGCGGCGACCAGTCGATGGACTTCGTGCACGTCACCGATATCGCACGGGCGGTTGCCGCGGCGCTGGAGGCCGAGCGCGACAACATGCCGATCAACATCGGCACCGGCATCGACACGTCGATCGCCCAACTGGCCAAGATCCTGATCGACGCCGTCGGGGCGCGCATGGAGCCGCGCTTCAACCCGCGTGACGTGCTGGTGTCGCGGCGGGCCGCGGACATCGGCCGGGCGCGCGAGGTGCTCGGCTGGGAGCCGCTGGTCTCGGTCGAACGGGGCATGGCCGACCTGGTGCGCGAGGGGGACTGA
- a CDS encoding glycosyltransferase family 4 protein, translating to MRIAVVNNFFPPRVGGSSHLSAALAREYAARGHEVVVLTTAYRGAPAYEIAGGIRIHRLPAFTMPKLGLSIDFDITFASGRRNQRRVSRILDAFRPDVIHQHGQFLDLTWLTGRYARRRRVPVLLSVHTRLESPRAVYAKAFSAIDRVFLRRVLRGYAPRFVIMDELMETYCADRYEVAPDRFDHIPVAVDTTRFDALPTRDIRAELGLGDGPLIASVGHVIPLRDRRLLIDALPAVRDKYPDAKLVIVGTVYYDAFLERARELGVGDAVVCVGEVPAQDVPAYFAAADIEVHDLSGGGCGTASLEAIAAGCPTVVAVRETNFPGIRLRNWENSVLVSHRDPDELARALIRLLDDPDERAAIAGRQRELVREHFTLDRVTEQHLEVFAGMLGRPPGPAPASPSAEGTADVP from the coding sequence GTGCGTATCGCCGTCGTCAACAACTTCTTCCCGCCGCGCGTGGGCGGGAGTTCGCACCTGTCCGCCGCCCTGGCCCGGGAGTACGCGGCCCGCGGCCACGAGGTCGTGGTGCTCACCACCGCCTACCGGGGGGCACCCGCGTACGAGATCGCGGGCGGGATCCGGATCCACCGGCTGCCGGCCTTCACGATGCCGAAGCTCGGGCTGTCGATCGACTTCGACATCACGTTCGCGAGCGGGCGCCGCAACCAGCGCCGCGTCAGCCGGATCCTGGACGCGTTCCGGCCCGACGTCATCCACCAGCACGGGCAGTTCCTCGACCTGACCTGGCTCACCGGGCGCTACGCGCGCAGGCGCCGCGTCCCCGTGCTGCTGTCGGTCCACACGCGCCTGGAGAGCCCGCGTGCCGTCTACGCCAAGGCGTTCTCCGCGATCGACCGGGTGTTCCTGCGCCGCGTCCTGCGCGGCTACGCCCCGCGCTTCGTGATCATGGACGAACTGATGGAGACGTACTGCGCCGACCGCTACGAAGTGGCGCCGGACCGGTTCGACCACATCCCCGTCGCGGTGGACACCACGCGGTTCGACGCCCTGCCCACCCGCGACATCCGGGCCGAACTCGGCCTGGGCGACGGGCCGTTGATCGCCTCGGTGGGCCACGTCATCCCGCTGCGCGACCGCCGCCTGCTGATCGACGCGCTGCCGGCCGTCCGCGACAAGTACCCCGACGCCAAGCTCGTGATCGTCGGCACCGTCTACTACGACGCGTTCCTCGAACGCGCCCGCGAACTCGGTGTCGGGGACGCCGTCGTGTGCGTCGGCGAGGTGCCCGCCCAGGACGTGCCGGCCTACTTCGCCGCCGCCGACATCGAGGTCCACGACCTGTCCGGCGGCGGCTGCGGCACCGCGAGCCTGGAGGCCATAGCGGCCGGCTGCCCGACCGTCGTCGCGGTGCGCGAGACCAACTTCCCCGGCATCCGGCTGCGCAACTGGGAGAACTCCGTCCTCGTGTCCCACCGCGACCCCGACGAACTGGCGCGCGCCCTGATCCGGTTGCTCGACGACCCGGACGAACGCGCCGCCATCGCCGGACGGCAGCGGGAACTGGTACGCGAGCACTTCACGCTCGACCGGGTCACGGAACAACACCTGGAGGTGTTCGCCGGAATGCTCGGCCGACCGCCCGGCCCCGCCCCCGCGAGCCCTTCGGCCGAGGGGACCGCCGATGTTCCTTGA
- a CDS encoding acyltransferase, translated as MFLDDERSRRLRPGILTDLVGQYMNDRERAALLGLPPTTRIRERAKVVDRERLEIGDHCWIGEGAVLDASGGLSIGEHTSIGPNVLIFTHSSWLANMTLANHTGSDLNQHKPVRIGKGCFIGGNSVIMPGVVIGDFVTVQPLSTVTKDLPDRSLTAGNPARVIRRIDAEYVEAEVRRVRAAAETPDSQESACPTASTPPLSSATASSSETGTSSDRTA; from the coding sequence ATGTTCCTTGATGACGAACGCAGCCGCCGGCTGCGCCCCGGCATCCTCACCGACCTCGTCGGCCAGTACATGAACGACCGGGAGCGCGCCGCGCTGCTCGGCCTGCCGCCGACCACCCGGATCCGCGAGCGCGCCAAGGTCGTCGACCGCGAGCGCCTGGAGATCGGCGACCACTGCTGGATCGGCGAGGGCGCCGTGCTCGACGCCAGCGGCGGCCTCAGCATCGGCGAGCACACCAGCATCGGCCCGAACGTCCTGATCTTCACGCACTCCAGCTGGCTGGCCAACATGACGCTGGCCAACCACACGGGGTCGGATCTCAACCAGCACAAACCGGTCCGCATCGGCAAAGGCTGCTTCATCGGCGGCAACAGCGTGATCATGCCGGGCGTCGTCATCGGCGACTTCGTCACCGTCCAGCCGCTCTCCACGGTGACCAAGGACCTCCCGGACCGGTCCCTGACCGCCGGCAACCCCGCGCGGGTCATCCGGCGGATCGACGCCGAGTACGTCGAGGCCGAGGTACGCCGGGTCCGCGCGGCGGCGGAAACCCCCGATAGTCAGGAATCAGCGTGTCCAACCGCATCCACCCCACCGCTGTCGTCGGCGACGGCGTCGTCCTCGGAGACGGGAACGTCGTCGGACCGTACAGCGTGA
- a CDS encoding acyl carrier protein, whose translation MSTKERLKRVFAQALDLEPGTRIEELRYRDIDKWDSLGHMALVAAIEDEFAVQFDTDQVIDMSAFKVAYDMLREMGLGD comes from the coding sequence ATGTCCACCAAGGAACGGCTGAAGAGAGTCTTCGCGCAGGCGCTCGACCTCGAACCCGGCACCAGGATCGAGGAGTTGCGCTACCGCGACATCGACAAGTGGGACTCGCTCGGGCACATGGCCCTCGTCGCCGCGATCGAGGACGAGTTCGCGGTGCAGTTCGACACCGACCAGGTGATCGACATGAGCGCGTTCAAGGTGGCGTACGACATGCTGCGGGAGATGGGCCTCGGTGACTGA
- a CDS encoding SDR family NAD(P)-dependent oxidoreductase produces MTDLPDMPLHERICVVTGGTRGIGLATAHALAAAGATVVLTGRDEAVAKERAAEVASEHGTRAAGHGVDITDTAAVRALFASVAREHGTVDCLVANAGVLEDALIGMIRDDLVDRMLGTNVAGTLACLQAAARVMMRKRRGAIVLLASIVGERGNAGQSAYAASKGAVAALAKSAAKELGPHGIRVNAVAPGVIRTDMIAHLPDDVIAERVGATPLGRVGTADEVARVIRFLCGPDADFVTGQILGVDGGLVL; encoded by the coding sequence GTGACTGACCTCCCCGACATGCCGCTGCATGAACGAATCTGCGTGGTGACCGGCGGCACGCGCGGCATCGGCCTCGCCACCGCCCACGCCCTCGCCGCCGCCGGGGCGACCGTCGTGCTGACCGGGCGCGACGAGGCGGTCGCCAAGGAGCGCGCCGCCGAGGTCGCGTCCGAGCACGGCACGCGCGCCGCCGGGCACGGCGTCGACATCACCGACACCGCCGCCGTACGCGCGCTCTTCGCCTCCGTCGCCCGCGAACACGGCACCGTCGACTGCCTGGTGGCCAACGCCGGGGTGTTGGAGGACGCGCTGATCGGCATGATCCGCGACGACCTCGTCGACCGCATGCTCGGTACCAACGTCGCGGGCACGCTCGCCTGCCTCCAGGCCGCCGCCCGCGTCATGATGCGCAAGCGCCGCGGTGCGATCGTGCTGCTCGCCTCGATCGTCGGAGAACGCGGCAACGCGGGCCAGAGCGCGTACGCCGCCTCCAAAGGCGCGGTCGCCGCCCTCGCCAAGTCGGCCGCGAAGGAACTCGGGCCGCACGGCATCCGCGTCAACGCCGTCGCGCCCGGCGTCATCCGCACCGACATGATCGCCCACCTGCCCGACGACGTGATCGCGGAGCGCGTCGGCGCCACGCCGCTCGGCCGCGTCGGGACCGCCGACGAGGTCGCCCGCGTGATCCGCTTCCTGTGCGGCCCCGACGCCGACTTCGTCACCGGCCAGATCCTCGGCGTCGACGGGGGACTGGTCCTGTGA
- a CDS encoding AMP-binding protein codes for MTRPADAADRPRTHPPGRAALAGLLVADGAALLDARSSARLAGDELTRCVGESAETMADLPDGVVFALTPLDIPGVLRYLGALTADRPVLLLDPALDHTTLELLIARFRPAAVTGADGPTPPGYRAAAPAGWVRVDPAGTTPHPALAVLLTTSGSTGNPKLVRLSASAVLANARSIASALAIGPDEVAPTSLPLHYSYGLSVLNSHFVAGATVLLEPNGVLSRTFWEAIDEHRATSFAGVPYHYEMLRRIGFAPEDHPALRTLTQAGGRLRGTLVRDFADRMVRADGRLVVMYGQTEATARMAVLPPDRLADKLGTAGLAVPGGEFAIRPFEQPAGDGASDGDAGEVVYTGPNVMMGYAEHEDDLARGDDLGGVLATGDLGRLDGEGFLTITGRLKRIGKVFGTRVSLDDLEDLLRGHGVAAAVPGDDRIIVWLEGADAERCREAGRALAARLRVHASGFDVRGLPALPLLASGKIDYRALEAAE; via the coding sequence GTGACGCGGCCGGCCGACGCGGCCGACCGGCCCCGGACACACCCGCCCGGCCGCGCCGCCCTCGCCGGACTCCTCGTCGCGGACGGAGCGGCGCTGCTCGACGCGCGCTCGAGCGCGCGCCTGGCCGGCGATGAACTCACGCGGTGCGTCGGGGAGTCCGCCGAGACGATGGCGGATCTTCCGGACGGCGTGGTGTTCGCGCTCACGCCCCTGGACATCCCCGGGGTCCTGCGCTACCTCGGCGCGCTCACCGCCGACCGCCCCGTCCTGCTCCTCGACCCCGCGCTCGACCACACCACCCTCGAACTCCTCATCGCGCGCTTCCGCCCCGCCGCCGTCACCGGGGCCGACGGGCCGACACCGCCCGGCTACCGCGCCGCGGCACCCGCCGGATGGGTGCGCGTCGACCCGGCCGGCACCACCCCCCACCCCGCGCTCGCGGTCCTGCTGACCACCAGCGGATCGACCGGAAACCCCAAACTCGTCCGGCTGTCCGCGTCCGCCGTGCTCGCCAACGCCCGGTCGATCGCGTCCGCCCTGGCGATCGGCCCCGACGAGGTCGCGCCGACCAGCCTGCCGCTGCACTACAGCTACGGGCTGTCGGTGCTCAACAGCCACTTCGTCGCCGGTGCGACCGTGCTCCTCGAACCCAACGGCGTGCTGTCGCGCACGTTCTGGGAGGCCATCGACGAGCACCGCGCGACCAGCTTCGCGGGCGTGCCGTACCACTACGAGATGCTGCGCCGCATCGGGTTCGCCCCCGAGGACCACCCCGCGCTGCGCACCCTCACCCAGGCCGGCGGGCGCCTGCGCGGCACCCTCGTGCGCGACTTCGCGGACCGCATGGTGCGCGCCGACGGTCGACTCGTGGTGATGTACGGGCAGACCGAGGCGACCGCGCGCATGGCCGTCCTGCCGCCGGACCGCCTCGCCGACAAGCTCGGCACCGCCGGACTCGCCGTCCCGGGAGGCGAGTTCGCCATCCGCCCCTTCGAACAGCCCGCCGGGGACGGCGCATCGGACGGGGACGCCGGCGAAGTCGTCTACACCGGGCCCAACGTGATGATGGGGTACGCGGAGCACGAGGACGACCTCGCCCGGGGCGACGACCTCGGCGGCGTCCTCGCCACCGGCGACCTCGGCCGCCTCGACGGCGAGGGCTTCTTGACCATCACCGGCCGTCTCAAGCGCATCGGCAAGGTCTTCGGCACCCGCGTCAGCCTCGACGACCTCGAAGACCTGCTGCGCGGCCACGGTGTCGCCGCCGCGGTCCCCGGCGACGACCGGATCATCGTGTGGCTCGAAGGCGCCGACGCCGAGCGCTGCCGCGAGGCCGGACGCGCGCTCGCCGCGCGCCTGCGCGTCCACGCCTCCGGGTTCGACGTCCGCGGCCTGCCCGCACTGCCGCTGCTGGCCAGCGGAAAAATCGACTACCGAGCCCTGGAGGCCGCCGAATGA